A region of Oncorhynchus masou masou isolate Uvic2021 chromosome 29, UVic_Omas_1.1, whole genome shotgun sequence DNA encodes the following proteins:
- the LOC135521309 gene encoding B-cell antigen receptor complex-associated protein alpha chain-like isoform X1 has product MVAVTFLFLCFWAVGVHGDLSRIQVTLEPDRPSLRVQLSHTAHLRCCYSATRGAVETTWFISIQTVNGTSAPQGVDRRDYHVTVDGGNLTAAGVMCHTLILREARLNDSGLYQCFLNHSAMRHSVYTHGTFLQVYRPMVKILDISESTRNCILTAEGMLLMVAVLLHGTMLLCKTKKLNQLKKKRVKEKDENIYEGLNLEECCSTYDQIQRSLVQGPYQYVGNMIIEEEIQLEKP; this is encoded by the exons ATGGTGGCCGTGACATTCTTGTTCCTCTGCTTCTGGGCTG TAGGTGTCCACGGTGACCTCAGCCGTATCCAGGTTACTCTGGAGCCAGACAGGCCCTCTCTGAGGGTGCAGCTCTCTCACACCGCCCACCTGCGCTGCTGCTACTCAGCCACAAGGGGAGCCGTGGAAACCACCTGGTTCATCAGCATCCAGACGGTCAACGGCACGTCCGCCCCGCAGGGAGTGGACCGGAGAGACTACCATGTGACAGTGGATGGGGGGAACCTGACTGCGGCAGGGGTCATGTGTCACACACTCATCCTGAGGGAAGCCCGTCTGAACGACTCAGGGTTGTACCAGTGTTTTCTCAACCACAGCGCCATGAGGCACTCTGTGTACACCCACGGCACCTTCCTGCAGGtctaca GGCCGATGGTGAAGATTCTGGACATCAGTGAAAGCACCAGGAACTGCATCCTGACTGCTGAGGGAATGTTACTGATGGTGGCAGTGCTTCTGCATGGTACCATGTTGCTCTGTAAG ACGAAGAAACTCAATCAACTGAAGAAGAAAAGGGTCAAAGAGAAAGATGAGAATATCTATGAG GGTCTAAATCTGGAGGAATGCTGCTCCACATATGATCAGATCCAGCGCTCTCTGGTGCAGGGCCCCTACCAATACGTGGGAAACATGATCATAGAGGAGGAAATCCAACTGGAGAAACCTTGa
- the LOC135521309 gene encoding B-cell antigen receptor complex-associated protein alpha chain-like isoform X2, translating to MVAVTFLFLCFWAVGVHGDLSRIQVTLEPDRPSLRVQLSHTAHLRCCYSATRGAVETTWFISIQTVNGTSAPQGVDRRDYHVTVDGGNLTAAGVMCHTLILREARLNDSGLYQCFLNHSAMRHSVYTHGTFLQVYRPMVKILDISESTRNCILTAEGMLLMVAVLLHGTMLLYEETQSTEEEKGQRER from the exons ATGGTGGCCGTGACATTCTTGTTCCTCTGCTTCTGGGCTG TAGGTGTCCACGGTGACCTCAGCCGTATCCAGGTTACTCTGGAGCCAGACAGGCCCTCTCTGAGGGTGCAGCTCTCTCACACCGCCCACCTGCGCTGCTGCTACTCAGCCACAAGGGGAGCCGTGGAAACCACCTGGTTCATCAGCATCCAGACGGTCAACGGCACGTCCGCCCCGCAGGGAGTGGACCGGAGAGACTACCATGTGACAGTGGATGGGGGGAACCTGACTGCGGCAGGGGTCATGTGTCACACACTCATCCTGAGGGAAGCCCGTCTGAACGACTCAGGGTTGTACCAGTGTTTTCTCAACCACAGCGCCATGAGGCACTCTGTGTACACCCACGGCACCTTCCTGCAGGtctaca GGCCGATGGTGAAGATTCTGGACATCAGTGAAAGCACCAGGAACTGCATCCTGACTGCTGAGGGAATGTTACTGATGGTGGCAGTGCTTCTGCATGGTACCATGTTGCTCT ACGAAGAAACTCAATCAACTGAAGAAGAAAAGGGTCAAAGAGAAAGATGA